The Raphanus sativus cultivar WK10039 chromosome 2, ASM80110v3, whole genome shotgun sequence genome includes a region encoding these proteins:
- the LOC108840733 gene encoding putative glucuronosyltransferase PGSIP7 — translation MDLQRVMVFSCWVLSLLIIETTGYSDQLFQPLEAENADAMTTMVMERGLQTRRPEHKNAYATMMYMGTPRDYEFYVATRVLIRSLKGYHVNADIVVIASLDVPLNWIHNLEEGDGAKVVRVENLENPYQKQTNFKNRFELSLNKLYAWSLSNYDRVVMLDADNLFLKNTDELFQCGSFCAVFINPCIFHTGLFVLQPSMEVFRDMIHELQVKRDNPDGADQGFLVSYFSDLLNQPLFRPPSNPSTVLTGHFRLPLGYQMDASYYYLKLRWNVPCGPNSVITFPGAVWLKPWYWWSWPVLPLGLSWHHQRRYTISYSAEMPWVLIQAVFYLGIILVTRLTRLTMSKQCYRRSDKNLTVIQTAFKMAVLLLILSAYIVPFFIIPQTIHPLMGWSLYLTGSFALSSIPINAFLLPVLHVLTPWLCILGTLLVMAFPSYPDGVVRALSVFGYAFCCAPFLWVSFVKITSHLQILIDKEVLFPRSGESGSSSSLSKLY, via the exons ATGGATTTGCAGAGAGTTATGGTGTTCTCGTGTTGGGTTCTGTCTCTTTTGATCATCGAGACGACAGGGTATAGCGATCAGCTGTTCCAGCCACTTGAAGCTGAAAACGCAGACGCAATGACCACCATGGTGATGGAGCGAGGTTTACAGACGCGGCGGCCGGAGCACAAGAACGCATATGCAACGATGATGTACATGGGAACTCCAAGAGACTACGAGTTTTACGTTGCGACACGTGTCTTGATCAGATCACTGAAAGGTTACCATGTTAACGCTGATATCGTCGTTATCGCCTCCCTCGACGTTCCTCTCAACTGGATTCATAACTT GGAAGAAGGGGACGGAGCTAAAGTAGTGAGAGTAGAGAATCTTGAGAATCCATACCAGAAACAAACCAACTTCAAAAATAGATTCGAACTTAGTCTGAACAAGCTCTACGCTTGGTCTCTCTCAAACTACGACCGTGTCGTTATGCTCGATGCCGACAATCTATTCCTCAAGAACACCGACGAGCTTTTCCAATGCGGCTCATTTTGTGCTGTCTTCATCAACCCTTGCATCTTCCACACTGGCCTCTTTGTGTTGCAGCCATCAATGGAGGTCTTCAGAGACATGATTCATGAGCTTCAAGTAAAAAGAGATAATCCTGATGGAGCTGATCAAGGCTTTCTTGTTAGTTACTTCTCTGATTTACTTAATCAGCCTCTGTTTCGTCCTCCTAGTAACCCCAGCACCGTGCTTACCGGACATTTTAGGCTTCCTTTGGGATATCAAATGGATGCTTCTTATTACT acCTTAAACTCAGATGGAACGTACCCTGTGGACCAAACAGTGTGATCACATTCCCTGGAGCAGTCTGGTTAAAGCCATGGTACTGGTGGTCATGGCCTGTTCTTCCTTTAGGCCTGTCATGGCACCACCAACGCCGCTACACCATAAg TTACTCAGCGGAGATGCCTTGGGTCCTAATCCAAGCGGTGTTCTACCTAGGAATCATACTAGTCACGCGTCTAACGCGTCTCACCATGTCCAAGCAATGTTACCGACGTTCTGACAAGAATCTAACCGTGATCCAAACAGCTTTCAAGATGGCTGTACTCCTCTTGATCCTGTCAGCATACATTGTGCCATTCTTCATCATCCCACAGACCATCCACCCGCTCATGGGTTGGTCACTCTACTTGACCGGTTCCTTTGCTCTCTCCTCCATTCCCATCAATGCTTTCTTGCTTCCAGTGCTCCATGTTTTGACACCGTGGCTTTGCATTCTCGGGACGCTCCTTGTGATGGCTTTTCCCTCTTATCCTGATGGTGTTGTCAGAGCATTGTCGGTTTTCGGATATGCCTTCTGTTGTGCACCGTTTCTATGGGTCTCCTTTGTGAAGATCACATCGCATCTTCAAATTTTGATTGACAAAGAGGTTTTGTTTCCGCGGTCGGGTGAGTCCGGGAGCAGTTCTAGTCTCAGCAAATTGTATTGA
- the LOC108825973 gene encoding probable aspartyl protease At4g16563, giving the protein MYFVASLHNCLFNVKQYTSCHRLINNFIYHRVFFALCYKRRVELFYKFKTSPTNISAMKTCSIFFLYLATILQYCFYSSVSSSSPLLLPLSHSLSTSKHPSSPLHLLKSSSTRSSARFRSHHRKQHQLPLPLSSGSDYLLSLSVGSSSSSVSLYLDTGSDLVWFPCRPFTCILCESKPPPSTSSLSSSAVAVPCSSLSCSAAHSSLPSSDLCAISNCPLDLIETGECNNSSYPCPSFYYAYGDGSLVGRLFSDSLSLPPLSLANFTFGCANTALAEPIGVAGFGRGRLSLPAQLSSFAPRLGNSFSYCLVSHSFDSERVRRPSPLILGRFVDEDEAKEKRVDVDDDKKKEKVEFVYTELLDNPKHPYFYSVSLRGISVGKRNIPAPAMLRRVDRDGGGGVVVDSGTTFTMLPAKFYNSVVEEFDSRVGRVHERADRVEPSSGMSPCYYLNQRVRVPALVLHFAGNGSSVALPRRNYFYEFMDGGDGKEEKRKVGCLMLMNGGDESELRGGTGAILGNYQQQGFEVVYDLLNRRVGFAKRKCASYWDTLNQG; this is encoded by the coding sequence ATGTATTTTGTTGCTAGTCTTCATAATTGCCTTTTTAATGTTAAACAGTATACTTCATGCCATcgtttaataaataattttatctacCATCGTGTCTTCTTTGCTCTGTGCTATAAAAGAAGAGTCGAGCTCTTCTACAAATTCAAAACCAGTCCTACAAATATATCCGCCATGAAAACGTGTAGCATCTTCTTCCTCTACCTGGCTACTATTCTCCAATACTGTTTCTACTCCTCTGTTTCGTCATCATCACCtcttcttctccctctctcacactctctctcAACCTCCAAACACCCTTCCTCTCCTCTCCACCTCCTCAAATCATCCTCCACCCGCTCCTCCGCACGTTTCCGCAGCCACCACCGTAAACAACATCAACTCCCTCTCCCTCTATCTTCCGGCAGCGACTACCTCCTCTCCCTCTCAGtcggctcctcctcctcctccgtctcACTCTACTTAGACACCGGAAGCGACCTCGTCTGGTTCCCTTGCCGTCCTTTCACCTGCATCCTCTGCGAATCCAAACCACCTCCTTCCACATCCTCCctctcctcctccgccgtcgCCGTCCCCTGCTCATCCCTTTCCTGCTCCGCCGCACACTCCTCCCTCCCCTCCTCCGACCTCTGCGCCATCTCCAACTGCCCTCTCGACCTCATCGAAACCGGCGAGTGCAACAACTCTTCCTACCCTTGCCCGTCTTTCTACTACGCCTACGGCGACGGCTCCCTCGTCGGCCGCCTCTTCTCCGACTCCCTCTCCCTCCCTCCCCTCTCCCTAGCTAACTTCACCTTCGGCTGCGCTAACACCGCTCTCGCCGAGCCCATCGGCGTCGCCGGCTTCGGACGCGGACGCCTCTCTCTCCCCGCGCAGCTCTCCTCTTTCGCGCCTCGCCTCGGTAACAGCTTCTCCTACTGCCTCGTCTCTCACTCGTTCGACTCGGAGCGAGTCCGCCGCCCGAGTCCGCTCATCCTCGGACGCTTCGTCGACGAGGACGAGGCGAAAGAGAAACGTGTTGATGTTGATGACgataagaagaaggagaaggtcGAGTTCGTGTACACGGAGCTGCTTGATAACCCCAAGCACCCTTACTTCTACTCTGTTTCCCTCCGAGGAATCTCCGTCGGCAAACGGAATATTCCTGCTCCGGCGATGCTCAGACGAGTGGATAGAGACGGCGGCGGAGGAGTGGTCGTTGACTCGGGGACGACTTTCACGATGCTTCCGGCGAAATTTTATAATTCGGTGGTGGAGGAGTTCGACAGTCGGGTCGGGCGGGTACACGAGCGGGCTGATCGGGTCGAACCGAGTTCCGGAATGAGTCCTTGCTACTATCTTAACCAGAGGGTTAGAGTTCCGGCTCTGGTTTTGCATTTTGCCGGGAATGGTTCCAGTGTTGCGCTCCCTAGGAGAAATTACTTTTACGAGTTTATGGACGGTGGCGATgggaaagaagagaagaggaagGTTGGATGTTTGATGCTGATGAACGGTGGAGATGAATCTGAGCTTCGAGGTGGGACTGGAGCAATTCTGGGGAATTACCAGCAACAAGGATTCGAAGTCGTGTATGATTTGTTGAATAGAAGAGTCGGGTTCGCTAAGAGGAAGTGCGCATCTTATTGGGATACCTTGAACCAGGGCTAA
- the LOC108841026 gene encoding probable glucomannan 4-beta-mannosyltransferase 1 produces the protein MSLFLKPFLFLYDSTLSLLLLLFNGWSLEDTAAAGHERLEADNNAANSDWMRILLLCRKTRRLVLLPIFKGLVVMCLVLSIIVFIESFYMNIVIIFVKLLRRKPEEVYKWEAMQDDVENGPQNYPMVLVQIPMYNEKEVFQLSIAAVCSLSWPSSRLVVQVVDDSTDPVVREGVDIEIAKWQSQGINIRCERRDNRNGYKAGAMKEALTHNYVKQCDFVAVFDADFQPEPDYLTRTIPFLVHNPEVALVQARWIFVNANKCLMTRMQEMSLNYHFKVEQESGSTRHAFFGFNGTAGVWRISAVEEAGGWKSRTTVEDMDLAVRVGLHGWKFVYLNDLTVRNELPSKFKAYRFQQHRWSCGPANLFRKMTMEIMYNKRVSIWKKFYVIYSFFFVRKVAVHFLTFFFYCIIVPTSVFFPEINIPSWSTIYVPSLITIFHTMATPRSFYLVIIWVLFENVMAMHRTKGTCIGLLEGGRVNEWVVTEKLGDALKNKLLSRVVQRKSCFQRVNSKELMVGMYILGCALYGVINGHTWLHFYLFLQATAFFISGFGFIGT, from the exons ATGTCTCTATTTCTGAAGCCCTTCCTCTTCCTATACGACTCCACTCTTAGCCTACTCTTGCTTCTA TTCAATGGATGGAGTCTTGAAGATACAGCAGCAGCAGGCCACGAGAGGCTTGAAGCAGACAATAATGCTGCAAACTCCGACTGGATGCGAATCCTACTTTTGTGCAGAAAAACGAGGAGacttgtgcttcttcccattTTCAAGGGTTTGGTGGTTATGTGTTTGGTATTATCCATCATAGTGTTCATAGAGAGCTTTTACATGAACATTGTGATAATCTTCGTAAAATTATTAAGACGCAAACCCGAGGAAGTGTATAAATGGGAGGCCATGCAAGACGATGTAGAGAATGGACCCCAAAACTACCCAATGGTTCTTGTTCAAATACCAATGTACAATGAAAAAGAG GTATTCCAACTATCTATAGCGGCAGTATGCAGTTTGTCATGGCCATCGAGTCGTCTAGTAGTTCAAGTTGTAGATGATTCCACGGATCCGGTCGTAAGG GAAGGTGTGGACATAGAGATTGCAAAGTGGCAAAGCCAAGGCATAAACATAAGGTGTGAAAGAAGAGATAACAGGAATGGCTACAAAGCCGGAGCTATGAAAGAAGCTCTTACGCATAACTACGTCAAGCAATGCGACTTCGTGGCCGTATTCGATGCTGATTTCCAACCCGAGCCTGATTACCTAACCCGCACCATCCCATTTCTCGTCCACAACCCTGAGGTTGCTCTCGTTCAAGCCCGATGGATATTTG TGAATGCAAACAAATGTTTGATGACAAGGATGCAAGAGATGTCACTCAACTACCATTTCAAGGTGGAACAAGAATCAGGGTCCACTAGACATGCTTTCTTTGGTTTTAATG GAACCGCGGGTGTGTGGAGAATATCGGCAGTGGAAGAAGCAGGAGGATGGAAATCAAGGACGACTGTAGAAGACATGGACCTGGCTGTCCGTGTTGGTCTTCATGGCTGGAAATTTGTCTACCTTAACGACCTCACG GTTAGAAACGAGCTTCCAAGCAAATTCAAGGCCTACAGATTCCAACAGCATAGGTGGTCCTGTGGTCCGGCGAATCTATTCAGAAAAATGACGATGGAGATCATGTACAACAAG AGAGTATCAATATGGAAGAAGTTCTACGTGATCTACAGTTTTTTCTTTGTGAGGAAAGTAGCAGTACACTTCTTGACATTCTTCTTCTACTGTATTATTGTGCCAACAAGTGTCTTCTTCCCTGAAATCAACATTCCGTCTTGGTCTACCATTTACGTTCCCTCTTTGATTACTATCTTCCACACCATGGCAACTCCAAG GTCCTTCTACCTCGTGATAATCTGGGTCTTGTTCGAGAATGTAATGGCTATGCATCGAACCAAAGGAACTTGCATTGGCCTACTCGAAGGAGGAAGAGTGAACGAATGGGTTGTGACGGAGAAACTAGGAGATGCTTTAAAGAATAAGTTACTCTCTAGGGTTGTCCAACGGAAATCTTGTTTTCAAAG AGTGAATTCAAAGGAATTGATGGTGGGCATGTACATACTAGGATGTGCATTATATGGTGTGATCAATGGCCACACATGGTTACATTTCTATCTATTTCTTCAAGCCACTGCTTTTTTCATCTCCGGTTTTGGTTTTATTGGAACCTAA
- the LOC108842933 gene encoding protein arginine N-methyltransferase 1.6, translating to MSLLLLPKTFVPFLSFRSPPLTRLRSFVPARTMSSQSNNQRVFQLRQDPLTGTSEWIVIDENDQAGAPVTSTDGLLATTSYLDMLNDTRRNRAYRLAIEKTITEPCHVLDIGAGTGLLSMMAARAMGGTCDSKGMVTACESYLPMVKLMRKVLHKNGMTKNINLINKRSDELEVGLDIASRADVLVSEILDSELLGEGLIPSLQHAHDMLLVDNPKSVPYRATTYCQLVESKFLCNMHDLQSNEARMSDGVRLVPPGLESLFGIKSQQYSMHVDAIEKEIKLLSEPVKIFEFDFCKRPESNGELDVHIEAINDGSVHAIISWWVLQLDSEGTIFYSTAPRWIESNSEIGVRDWCDHWKQCVWFTPGPGVSISKGEKVHLHASHTCTNILYNLKKTQSLTHEMTHSSFSTGDLQLTLPPERVALYGDSIYRQSILEATRNALQGKSHAQCLVIDDSLLLPLMALHISNGSRVISLSPGLQENAARYLEAVADSNGFSKDRLEYFRGGKAKLTEAYPTKIDMLIGEPYYYGLESGLPWQNLRFWKDRTLLDPVLSKDAVVMPYKGVLRGCAMYLPDLWKSRCCLGSVEGFDHALVNTTLGGCGDLPSGKDSPCLPFFIWQCGETMKLSKEFTVMEFDFSKPITGPCSGEVQIELIKPGVCHGIALWMDWLMDKESSIVISTGPDERYWKQGVKLLGKPVTVGVEGLSFIGIKASLDPSSNGELIITHTLC from the exons atgtctcttcttcttcttcccaaaACCTTTGTTCCCTTTCTCTCCTTCCGTTCTCCCCCACTCACTCGCCTTAGGTCCTTCGTCCCAGCTCGCACCATGAGCTCCCAATCAAATAATCAACGCGTCTTCCAGCTCAGACAAGACCCTCTCACCGGCACTTCGGAGTGGATCGTCATCGACGAGAACGACCAAGCCGGAGCTCCAGTGACTTCAACCGACGGCCTCCTCGCCACGACGTCGTATCTGGACATGCTCAACGACACTCGCCGCAACCGAGCTTACCGTCTAGCGATCGAGAAAACCATCACCGAGCCTTGCCACGTCCTCGACATCGG TGCTGGAACGGGGTTGCTATCAATGATGGCTGCGAGAGCAATGGGAGGAACTTGTGATTCAAAGGGAATGGTGACGGCGTGTGAGTCGTACCTCCCTATGGTGAAGCTCATGAGAAAGGTTCTGCATAAGAACGGTATGACCAAGAACATTAACCTCATTAACAAACGTTCCGATGAACTGGAAGTTGGGTTAGACATTGCTTCACGTGCTGATGTTCTT GTAAGCGAGATATTGGACTCTGAGTTACTTGGTGAAGGTCTCATCCCAAGTTTACAGCATGCTCATGACATGTTGCTCGTTGATAATCCTAAAAGTGTGCCGTACCGAGCTACTACCTATTGTCag CTTGTAGAAAGCAAATTCTTATGTAACATGCACGATCTACAAAGTAACGAGGCTAGAATGTCGGATGGTGTTCGTCTGGTTCCTCCTGGCTTAGAGAGTCTGTTTGGCATTAAATCACAGCAATATAGCATGCATGTGGATGCTATTGAGAAAGAGATCAAACTG TTGTCAGAGCCCgtcaaaatatttgaatttgacTTTTGTAAACGGCCAGAGAGTAATGGAGAGCTTGATGTGCACATAGAAGCAATAAACGATGGTAGTGTTCACGCCATAATTTCATG GTGGGTGCTGCAGCTTGATAGTGAAGGAACAATCTTCTACTCTACGGCTCCCAGATGGATAGAGTCCAATTCTGAGATAG GTGTTAGGGACTGGTGCGACCATTGGAAACAGTGTGTTTGGTTTACTCCAGGACCCGGCGTATCCATATCCAAAGGAGAAAAGGTTCATTTGCATGCTTCTCATACTTGTACTAACATCTTGTACAATCTGAAGAAGACTCAAAGCCTCACACATGAGATGACACACTCTTCTTTTAGCACTGGAGATCTGCAACTCACATTACCACCCGAAAGAGTTGCATTATATGGTGACAGTATATATAGGCAATCCATACTTGAGGCCACACGAAATGCT TTACAGGGAAAATCTCATGCACAATGTCTAGTCATTGATGATAGTCTTCTCTTACCACTTATGGCTCTACATATTTCCAACGGTTCACGGGTAATATCATTGTCACCGGGGCTGCAAGAGAATGCCGCCAGATATTTGGAAGCCGTTGCTGATTCAAATGGCTTTTCAAAAGATCGTTTGGAATATTTCAGAGGTGGGAAGGCGAAGTTGACGGAAGCTTATCCAACCAAG ATTGACATGCTGATTGGAGAGCCATATTACTACGGACTTGAAAGCGGGCTTCCGTGGCAGAATCTCAGATTCTG GAAGGACAGAACTCTACTTGATCCTGTCCTGTCAAAAGATGCAGTGGTGATGCCGTATAAAGGAGTTTTGAGAGGTTGCGCAATGTATCTTCCT GATCTTTGGAAGAGCCGTTGTTGCCTTGGGAGTGTAGAAGGGTTTGACCATGCTCTAGTGAATACAACCTTAGGGGGATGTGGTGATCTACCTTCTGGTAAAGACAGTCCTTGTTTGCCCTTCTTTATCTGGCAATGTGGAGAGACAATG AAACTTAGCAAGGAATTCACAGTTATGGAGTTTGACTTCTCCAAGCCCATTACAGGTCCATGTTCTGGGGAAGTGCAG ATTGAGTTGATCAAACCTGGTGTATGCCATGGAATTGCATTGTGGATGGATTGGTTGATGGACAAAGAAAGCTCAATCGTTATCTCAACAGGACCGG ATGAAAGATATTGGAAGCAAGGAGTGAAGTTACTAGGAAAGCCAGTCACAGTGGGAGTGGAAGGTCTATCATTCATAGGAATCAAAGCTTCCTTAGATCCATCTTCTAACGGCGAGCTTATCATCACACATACTCTCTGTTGA
- the LOC108842934 gene encoding probable protein phosphatase 2C 55, translated as MLPVREGLQKQVKILIGLGFGGYRGFHSRFVATPNGFLEPASSDLLLINERRSLSVLGALSRTFSVPSVSGPAFQVCGYHVDLFLSDPSLRRSVEVSSEPMASLGGSKSLFLDRHFDPLVSSKFGHSRGRVSMRLRGRDHGDNNINNSTVYGYFAYRAAKKWIAFNPKSGGLGFRGLHSSLLSRFSAGNAPDVSFDNSPAEEQQVRGSSDSVADDKICVKPLKLVSGSCYLPHPDKEATGGEDAHFICAEEQALGVADGVGGWAELGIDAGYYSRELMSNSVNAIQDEPKGSIDPARVLEKAHTSTKSQGSSTACIIALTDQGLHAINLGDSGFMVVREGHTVFRSPVQQHDFNFTYQLESGSNGDLPSSGQVFTVAVAPGDVIIAGTDGLFDNLYNNEITAIVVQAVRAGTDPQVTAQKIAALARQRAQDKNRQTPFSTAAQDAGFRYYGGKLDDITVVVSYVAASKEGGKR; from the coding sequence ATGTTACCCGTGAGAGAAGGGCTTCAGAAACAGGTTAAGATTCTGATTGGGCTAGGGTTTGGGGGTTACAGGGGTTTCCACTCTAGATTCGTCGCTACCCCTAACGGGTTTCTCGAACCCGCGAGCTCCGATTTGCTTTTGATCAACGAAAGGAGGAGCCTTTCCGTGCTTGGTGCTCTCTCCCGGACTTTCTCTGTTCCTTCTGTCTCCGGTCCGGCGTTTCAGGTCTGTGGGTATCACGTTGATCTTTTCCTCTCGGACCCGAGTTTGAGAAGATCTGTCGAGGTTTCGAGTGAACCAATGGCGAGTCTTGGTGGTTCAAAGTCCTTGTTTTTGGATCGTCATTTTGATCCTTTGGTTTCGTCTAAGTTTGGTCATAGCCGTGGAAGAGTCAGTATGAGACTCAGAGGAAGAGATCACGGcgataataatattaataactcTACGGTCTACGGTTACTTTGCTTACCGAGCTGCTAAGAAATGGATTGCCTTTAATCCTAAAAGTGgagggttagggtttagaggGTTGCACAGCTCGCTGTTGAGCCGCTTTTCAGCTGGGAACGCGCCTGATGTCTCGTTTGATAACTCTCCCGCTGAGGAGCAGCAGGTTAGAGGCTCTTCGGATTCTGTAGCGGATGATAAGATTTGCGTTAAGCCGTTGAAGCTTGTCTCCGGGTCTTGCTACCTACCGCATCCTGATAAAGAGGCGACAGGAGGAGAGGATGCTCACTTCATCTGCGCAGAGGAGCAGGCCTTGGGTGTTGCAGATGGTGTGGGAGGCTGGGCAGAGCTTGGGATCGACGCTGGTTACTACTCTCGCGAGCTTATGTCTAACTCTGTGAACGCGATCCAAGACGAGCCTAAAGGATCTATTGATCCCGCGAGAGTATTGGAGAAGGCTCACACTAGTACAAAGTCTCAAGGGTCTTCGACGGCTTGCATCATAGCCTTAACGGATCAGGGACTTCATGCTATTAACTTAGGGGACAGCGGGTTCATGGTAGTCCGCGAAGGGCATACCGTCTTCCGCTCTCCCGTTCAACAGCATGACTTCAACTTCACGTATCAGCTTGAGAGTGGGAGCAACGGCGATTTGCCAAGCTCGGGTCAGGTGTTCACGGTTGCTGTAGCTCCTGGAGACGTGATAATAGCTGGAACTGACGGATTGTTCGACAACCTGTACAACAACGAGATCACAGCCATAGTGGTTCAAGCGGTGAGAGCTGGGACAGATCCTCAGGTAACAGCACAGAAGATTGCAGCATTGGCGAGGCAAAGAGCACAGGACAAAAACAGACAGACTCCGTTCTCTACAGCAGCACAAGATGCTGGATTCAGATACTATGGAGGTAAGCTTGATGACATTACAGTTGTAGTCTCTTATGTGGCGGCTTCGAAAGAAGGAGGAAAACGTTGA
- the LOC108839999 gene encoding bifunctional adenosine 5'-phosphosulfate phosphorylase/adenylylsulfatase HINT4, translating into MAGANQTCIFCQIVHDPNSTTRLLHTDEKVVAFQDIKPSAQRHYLVIPKEHVPTVRDLRRRDEDYSLVSHMLSVGQELLLKDAPQTIHRFGFHQPPFNSVDHLHLHCFALPFMPRWKVVKYMSLGPFGGFIEAQKLLEKIRPLSSKV; encoded by the exons ATGGCGGGAGCGAATCAAACGTGTATATTCTGCCAGATCGTGCACGATCCCAACTCCACCACTCGTCTCCTTCACACC GATGAGAAGGTCGTCGCGTTTCAGGACATCAAGCCTTCCGCCCAGAG GCACTACTTGGTCATTCCAAAAGAACACGTCCCAACTGTGAGAGACCTCCGGAGAAGAGATGAAGACTACTCTTTGG TGAGTCACATGCTAAGTGTGGGACAAGAACTCCTGCTGAAAGACGCACCTCAAACCATTCATAG ATTTGGTTTTCACCAGCCGCCTTTTAACAGTGTCGATCATCTCCATCTCCATTGTTTTGCATTGCCTTTTATGCCCAG ATGGAAAGTCGTCAAGTACATGTCTTTGGGACCTTTCGGTGGTTTTATCGAAGCACAGAAACTTCTGGAGAAGATAAGGCCTCTTTCTTCAAAAGTGTAA
- the LOC108839404 gene encoding putative 57 kDa heat shock protein has translation MSGAVPLSPHPEGYYESTNPFLVHGPSGFEEFKLLESSGTYVRMDFPGVPEECVRLSLDPAKKSLAVYADAPKVHRHDTAHRKYLSVIETVCRCCVFCGFTYHMSDGVLRLHLSKTNIVDPRRSPCIEFKYSAFGEDISGDDMDESYETKRLEDGSLYVRFDMPGVPKDNFAVSVTNGKVNVTGQAPVLSHDSGSRLYSADVVILSGPVDFPSHRVKTIIKNGVIRLLIPPV, from the exons ATGTCCGGCGCCGTCCCTCTTAGTCCTCACCCCGAAGGATATTACGAATCCACAAACCCGTTTCTGGTTCACGGGCCAAGCGGATTTGAAGAGTTCAAGTTGCTCGAGAGTTCTGGAACGTACGTGAGGATGGACTTTCCAGGCGTTCCGGAAGAGTGCGTGAGGCTTTCTCTAGACCCGGCGAAGAAATCTCTGGCTGTCTACGCAGATGCTCCCAAGGTCCACAGACACGACACCGCTCACCGGAAGTACCTCTCCGTCATCGAAACCGTCTGCAGATGCTGCGTGTTCTGCGGCTTCACTTACCACATGTCAGACGGTGTTTTGAGGCTTCACCTCTCCAAGACTAACATCGTCGATCCACGTCGCTCTCCTTGCATCG AGTTTAAATATTCTGCATTCGGAGAAg ATATCTCTGGCGATGACATGGACGAGTCGTATGAGACGAAGCGTCTCGAAGACGGCAGCTTATACGTGCGTTTTGACATGCCAGGCGTTCCCAAGGACAACTTCGCCGTCTCCGTGACTAACGGCAAAGTAAACGTGACTGGTCAAGCACCTGTTCTTAGCCACGACTCAGGTTCTCGGTTATACTCTGCTGACGTGGTTATTCTCTCCGGTCCCGTCGACTTTCCTAGTCATCGGGTCAAAACCATCATCAAGAACGGTGTCATTCGCCTCCTCATCCCTCCCGTTTGA
- the LOC108840573 gene encoding putative 57 kDa heat shock protein has protein sequence MSAVPLPAVPQSPVFSVLIAAGFYAINNQFLMNGPKGFEEYKMLENDIMFVRMDFPGVPDDGVTVTLDASKTLLNVVAHAPKVHKHDFSHRKYFTMTGLVCGCCQISSFTYQMTDSVLRLHISKTNIVDPQLPTCTAFLSGIRLARDVSMCGRSSPGVPLRFHYNRDPYHPDLSGPELMPHPTVHEGSKMAYESKQLQNGGLYVRLDMPGVPKDNFNVSVSSGRVKVTGQAPVVSHDSDARFYSGDVAMLSAPVDVPSRRIKTIIKNGIIRLIIPPV, from the exons ATGTCCGCCGTTCCTCTTCCTGCCGTTCCTCAGTCTCCCG ttttttctgtgttgaTAGCAGCAGGGTTTTACGCAATCAACAACCAGTTTCTCATGAATGGCCCAAAAGGGTTTGAGGAGTACAAGATGCTTGAGAACGACATCATGTTCGTGAGAATGGATTTTCCCGGCGTTCCAGACGATGGCGTTACTGTTACTCTTGATGCCTCCAAGACGCTTCTGAATGTCGTGGCCCACGCACCCAAGGTCCATAAACACGACTTCTCCCACCGGAAGTACTTTACCATGACCGGACTCGTATGCGGATGCTGCCAGATCTCCAGCTTCACCTACCAAATGACCGACAGTGTTCTCAGGCTTCACATCTCTAAGACTAACATCGTCGATCCACAACTCCCTACCTGCACCg CGTTTCTCAGTGGCATACGTCTCGCAAGAGAtg TCTCGATGTGTGGTCGCAGTTCCCCTGGAGTTCCTCTTAGGTTTCACTATAACAGGGATCCCTATC ACCCGGATTTATCGGGTCCGGAGTTGATGCCACACCCGACTGTGCATGAAGGATCGAAAATGGCTTATGAGTCAAAGCAGCTCCAGAACGGCGGCTTATACGTGCGTTTAGACATGCCAGGTGTTCCCAAAGACAACTTCAACGTCTCCGTCTCGAGCGGGAGAGTCAAGGTGACTGGTCAAGCTCCCGTCGTTAGCCATGACTCAGATGCTCGGTTCTACTCTGGTGACGTGGCTATGCTCTCTGCTCCTGTTGACGTTCCTAGCCGTCGGATCAAAACTATCATCAAGAACGGTATCATTCGCCTTATCATCCCTCCCGTTTGA